The proteins below are encoded in one region of Dromaius novaehollandiae isolate bDroNov1 chromosome 9, bDroNov1.hap1, whole genome shotgun sequence:
- the NPPC gene encoding C-type natriuretic peptide: protein MHVSPLLAGGLLLALLSARLEAKPASQLPQKGSRGAAAAAAAAGSPEAAGAERDKERDKEKSRGGGGGGGGGQGPREAREARAEARPRAGWARLLQDPPARRHKGLHKKGLGKGCFGLKLDRIGAMSGLGC from the exons ATGCACGTCTCACCCTTGCTGGCCGGGGGACTTTTACTCGCGCTGCTCTCGGCGAGGCTGGAGGCGAAGCCGGCGTCCCAGCTCCCGCAGAAG GgctcccgcggcgcggcggcggcggcggcggcggcgggctcgcccgaggcggcgggcgccgagcgCGACAAGGAGCGCGACAAGGAGaagagccgcggcggcggcggcggcggcggcggcgggcagggcccgcGGGAGGCGCGGGAGGCGCGGGCCGaggcgcggccgcgggcgggctGGGCGCGGCTGCTGCAGGACCCGCCGGCCCGCCGCCACAAGGGCCTCCACAAGAAGGGCCTCGGCAAGGGCTGCTTCGGCCTCAAGCTGGACCGCATCGGCGCCATGAGCGGCCTCGGCTGCTAG